The Apostichopus japonicus isolate 1M-3 chromosome 6, ASM3797524v1, whole genome shotgun sequence genome contains a region encoding:
- the LOC139968879 gene encoding uncharacterized protein, which produces MAASVVADPGRKCILCAATKTPLESDINRLPTIKLSECVVEVAGKYVSFDQATRGYIDEHFPNLETDTYKVPSAFVYQQDERLDYVVDEQVPKLPKGVQRSLKGHKSPEEILSDRIQKEAVEKIARAIDLWGKRNKEPMLVLSEFKFTSFLNHVKKKKKKEDTKYEALERKEICDVNGEHDIAVINMKLGVIFFQVKSVSESSERTTQHTQLKRALKQVVKDIHAMKTMNRDLLFVESLPMLEFIAVPNLSNGCLIDVCAEHDSIILRSDQIANDDSFSKWWMSNVQESLQKEDYAMTTSQYKDLFGRYIGPASSVKYRTLSDAISKMGSKVGKLKLTEEQKEILTKAPSLNILLGDFGTGKSLLLIKKAKSLASSGIVYIISFAAVSDGTGKVQEEEDNCVDFLKDMLSKDGTRAENEIHITSFLKHIKVIESRESITFPELPFQLTPDFLCAVIRITVQRHPTHTVHFLLDELPLCIGKCKGGWNQLEAFLKDNTSMTVWMTISCCSYALKKGEEFSCLYEHLPGSFKKSILTQCMRTSRNGFKLVQAVRKFKGDGLFSITKPGNAIDGPIPIWYELTTCECPRTEDPLSLYCCRCVGVHRLKNILCSIMSGEVHGINLNDVAIILHDTYNKMTQFLARAVEEACDSLSIDVNYKVSSVAKRSEGLGTANAEDGSKGAVTLVDFWSYKGNEKKAVVYIDPYGGPLVWNITSRWHGYQDVAGTLSRALAQIFYVTWPKEEQDVFLLDLAEILHKTAPTSADPLGINFKVGIARGIRNGRRGHKWEHRKFMDYLVEENVITRYEVLPSSI; this is translated from the exons ATGGCTGCATCTGTTGTTGCTGACCCTGGTCGAAAGTGTATATTATGTGCGGCTACGAAAACACCCTTAGAGTCCGACATTAATAGACTACCAACCATAAAACTATCGGAATGTGTAGTTGAAGTAGCTGGAAAATATGTATCTTTCGACCAAGCTACACGAGGATACATCGACGAGCATTTCCCAAATCTGGAGACCGATACTTATAAGGTTCCATCAGCATTTGTTTACCAACAGGATGAACGACTGGACTATGTTGTTGATGAACAAGTTCCAAAACTGCCAAAAGGGGTTCAACGGAGTCTGAAGGGACATAAAAGCCCCGAAGAG ATTCTGTCAGATAGAATTCAGAAAGAGGCAGTGGAGAAGATTGCTCGTGCTATCGATTTATGGGGAAAGAGGAATAAAGAACCAATGTTAGTTTTGAGTGAATTCAAGTTTACTTCCTTTTTGAATCacgtgaagaagaaaaagaaaaaagaagatacTAAATATGAAGCATTAGAACGTAAAGAAATATGTGACGTCAATGGTGAGCATGATATTGCCGTCATAAACATGAAGTTAGGCGTAATTTTCTTTCAGGTGAAATCAGTATCTGAATCGTCTGAACGAACAACGCAACACACGCAACTTAAACGTGCTTTGAAACAAGTAGTCAAAGATATACATGCCATGAAAACAATGAACCGGGATTTACTTTTCGTTGAATCGCTACCAATGCTAGAGTTTATTGCGGTTCCAAATTTGTCGAATGGATGTCTTATTGATGTCTGTGCGGAACATGATAGTATCATTTTAAGAAGTGATCAAATAGCTAATGACGACTCGTTCAGTAAATGGTGGATGAGCAATGTACAAGAATCTTTACAAAAAGAAGACTATGCGATGACAACTTCACAGTATAAAGACCTCTTTGGTCGATATATTGGCCCCGCTTCTTCTGTTAAATATCGCACACTCTCAGACGCCATCAGTAAAATGGGATCCAAAGTAGGCAAATTGAAGCTTACTGAagaacagaaagaaatattaacaaaagCACCGTCTTTAAACATTCTTCTTGGAGACTTCGGAACCGGGAAATCTCTATTACTGATCAAGAAGGCCAAGAGTTTGGCAAGCTCTGGTATTGTATACATCATATCGTTTGCAGCAGTTTCCGATGGTACTGGAAAGGTACAAGAAGAGGAGGACAACTGTGTGGACTTTCTAAAAGATATGTTGAGTAAAGACGGAACAAGAGCGGAGAATGAGATACACATCACAAGCTTTCTCAAACACATTAAGGTCATTGAAAGCCGCGAAAGTATTACATTTCCAGAGCTTCCTTTTCAGCTGACACCGGATTTCTTGTGTGCAGTTATTAGAATCACTGTTCAGAGGCATCCTACACATACCGTCCATTTCCTACTCGATGAATTACCACTTTGTATTGGTAAATGTAAAGGTGGTTGGAATCAACTGGAAGCGTTCCTCAAGGACAATACATCCATGACTGTGTGGATGACTATCTCATGTTGTTCATATGCGTTGAAAAAGGGTGAAGAATTCTCATGTTTATATGAACATCTTCCAGGTTCATTCAAGAAAAGTATCCTCACGCAATGTATGAGAACATCAAGGAATGGCTTTAAGCTAGTGCAGGCTGTGAGAAAGTTCAAAGGTGATGGGCTTTTTAGTATCACAAAACCCGGTAACGCCATTGATGGACCAATCCCAATATGGTACGAATTAACAACCTGCGAATGTCCTCGAACCGAAGACCCTTTGTCGCTTTACTGCTGCCGTTGCGTTGGTGTCCATAGACTGAAGAACATCCTGTGTTCCATAATGTCAGGGGAGGTTCATGGTATCAATTTGAACGATGTGGCAATAATACTACATGACACCTATAataaaatgacacaatttttggCAAGAGCGGTAGAAGAGGCTTGTGATTCTTTGAGCATCGATGTCAATTACAAAGTAAGTAGTGTTGCCAAGCGGTCTGAAGGTCTTGGAACTGCCAACGCAGAGGATGGATCTAAAGGTGCAGTAACGTTAGTTGACTTCTGGAGTTACAAAGGTAATGAAAAGAAAGCCGTGGTTTACATTGATCCGTATGGTGGACCACTGGTCTGGAATATCACCTCAAGGTGGCATGGATACCAAGACGTAGCAGGAACACTTTCGCGTGCTCTAGCTCAGATATTTTACGTCACGTGGCCTAAAGAAGAACAAGATGTTTTCTTGCTAGATTTGGCTGAGATCTTACATAAGACAGCTCCAACGTCAGCCGATCCGTTAGGAATCAATTTTAAAGTTGGAATAGCACGGGGGATTCGAAATGGACGAAGGGGTCATAAATGGGAACATAGGAAGTTCATGGATTACCTGGTTGAGGAAAACGTTATTACACGGTACGAAGTTCTGCCTTCGTCAATATGA